Within Epilithonimonas zeae, the genomic segment AGCAATTACAATGGAATAAAAAACAGCTATTAGAAAAAGCCCAGAAAGAATTTGAAACCAGTAAAAATATTGCTGAAGCTAATAACAACAAACAATGGGTAATGTTTAATTATTTAGGAATGTCTGAGTTAAGTATGTTGAAAAGAAATCTTGATGATTATGCCAAATATACTCAGGAATATTACACCACAAGAGACTCTATTTATTCCCAAAGCCGAAAAAATGAAATTGCAAAAACCGAAAGCCGAAAAATTGTAGAACAAAAAAACAGAGAGATAGAATTCAATAAATTGATTATAAGAAATAAAGAGAAAGAAAGAGTATATTATATTTTGGGCCTTGTTGCACTTTTAGTAATTGGGTTCTTGCTTTTTTATCTTTACAAGCAATCAAAAAATAACAATAATCGGCTTCAAAAATTAAATGTTGAACTCGAAAAAGCCAACAAAACCAAAATGCAGTTTTTTGGAATCCTGAATCACGATCTCAGAAGTCCGGTTATTTCATTGATTAATTTTCTACATCTTCAAAAAGAGGCACCGGAGATGATGGATATAGAAACTAAAAATCGTCTTGAATTACAAACGACAATGGTAACCGAGCAACTTCTGGAACAGATGGAAGATCTCCTGCTTTGGAGCAAAGGACAGATGGAAAATTTTGTTCCATCGTTCAAAAATTATAAAGTAGAAGAGATTTTTTCTGATGTTAAGAGAGAATTCGTTTGGGTTAGTGATATTCAGATGTCATTTAATTATTCAGAAAATATGGTGGTTTTCACGGATAAAGAATATATGAAAACGATTATCAGGAATCTCATTAATAATAGTATAAAAGTGTTACAAGGAAAATCGGGAGCTCAAATAATTTGCAAAGCTTGGGAAGAAAAAAGTGAAAGTTTGATTGAAATCTCAGATAATGGAGGAGGAGCGAATATTGAAAAATTCAGAGCGTTGTATGATGATCATACAAGTATTGGAATTACAAAAGGTTTGGGATTGCACGTGATTCGAGACCTTTGCAAATCTATCAATTGTAATATCGAGGTTAAAAGCAATCAGATAATTGGTGAAACTCAAATCATTTTAAGAATCAAAAAAGCTTAAGTTTTCTTTGTAAGCTCTGCCAATTGGCAAATTGATATTACTATTGATAACCACTTCATAGCTGTTTTTTTTAGTAATAAGATGCTTTGGAACAGCATAGCTTTTATGAATTCTGATAAAATTTGAGAAATGGTTTTCTTTCAGGATTTGACCAATTGATGATAAAACACAATGTTTTTTTTGCAAAGTAATCAGTCTTGTATAATCTTTCAGAGCTTCCAGATAAATAATATCAGAAATTTTTATTTGTATGGTATTATGACCTTCTTTTATTTTTAGAAATTGAGATCCGGAGAGAATGTCAAAATATTCAGACTTTTCTTTCATACTGAAAAAATCTATCAATTTATGAATGGAATAATCAAAACGATCCTTTTTCAAAGGCTTTGAGATAAAGTCTAATGTATCAATTTCAAACGTTTCTATCGCATATTCCGGATGTG encodes:
- a CDS encoding tetratricopeptide repeat-containing sensor histidine kinase, with translation MIKKLLFFVSFLPLLLSCQEFSKLEFYKQELKKNQSDEKRFQLQQNLVNIYRVYNPDSCFLYTVKNFELIKKNKWYLRKGKSLLGLVGYYAEKNNIKSAFKYNQESFKINTKNNDQYALADNYYMFGRLYHQKGEHAQAVKNYLKSIDIGNKSKNLWIVSSAYRSLAFLYLDESNKEKSYENINKGLKIAKESKSLEASGFCYGVLAEIDRTLGKQKEAQINFIKAYEYFKKTQNEYGQAWLYTNWSLLDTDKLVESYLMQLKAQDIWNKISPNHYMSVVNHYNMAYSYMDFYKQFGKYQKQLQWNKKQLLEKAQKEFETSKNIAEANNNKQWVMFNYLGMSELSMLKRNLDDYAKYTQEYYTTRDSIYSQSRKNEIAKTESRKIVEQKNREIEFNKLIIRNKEKERVYYILGLVALLVIGFLLFYLYKQSKNNNNRLQKLNVELEKANKTKMQFFGILNHDLRSPVISLINFLHLQKEAPEMMDIETKNRLELQTTMVTEQLLEQMEDLLLWSKGQMENFVPSFKNYKVEEIFSDVKREFVWVSDIQMSFNYSENMVVFTDKEYMKTIIRNLINNSIKVLQGKSGAQIICKAWEEKSESLIEISDNGGGANIEKFRALYDDHTSIGITKGLGLHVIRDLCKSINCNIEVKSNQIIGETQIILRIKKA
- a CDS encoding LytR/AlgR family response regulator transcription factor translates to MKKLKCIIIEDQEVDRLLLQHLINQSDSLELVAYFNNAEAALNHLSSDIDVLFLDIDLPGMNGIEFRKKNVNIPACIFISSHPEYAIETFEIDTLDFISKPLKKDRFDYSIHKLIDFFSMKEKSEYFDILSGSQFLKIKEGHNTIQIKISDIIYLEALKDYTRLITLQKKHCVLSSIGQILKENHFSNFIRIHKSYAVPKHLITKKNSYEVVINSNINLPIGRAYKENLSFFDS